In a single window of the Candidatus Methylomirabilota bacterium genome:
- a CDS encoding sodium:proton antiporter: MHHQFGLVWVAPFALLLLAIAILPLLVPHWWESNRNKGIISALFAFPVVVYIFWLDRSRLIETGIEYAAFMALLLALFIIAGGIYLRGSLPGTPVTNTLVLAMGAIFSNIIGTTGASMLLIRPLIHANERRRHQVHVVIFFIFIVSNIGGMLTPLGDPPLFLGFLRGVPFEWTIRLLPHWLTMITTLLVIFYAWDRCRFRSERTTRDAATRAGVEIGNRLRIEGGVNIILLLGVLTVAFVIGGFGAQVGLQSEHARKGGQIVGMGILAGLSMLLTRRDTRAANGFTLSPIVEVTVIFAGIFATMIPALAILESRGAELGLTQPWQFFWVTGLLSSFLDNAPTYLTFASMASGLMGTESAHLDRLLQAVTDDMRGETLLTAISVGAVSMGANTYIGNGPNFMVKAIAEEAGVKMPSFFGYIKYTVGILLPLFLLATLVFFR; this comes from the coding sequence TTGCATCATCAGTTTGGACTGGTCTGGGTAGCCCCATTCGCCCTGTTACTCCTGGCCATTGCGATCCTGCCGCTGCTGGTTCCCCACTGGTGGGAATCCAACCGCAATAAGGGGATCATCAGCGCCCTCTTCGCGTTCCCCGTCGTCGTGTACATCTTCTGGCTGGATCGTTCACGCCTCATCGAAACGGGGATTGAGTACGCAGCATTTATGGCTTTGCTGTTGGCCCTGTTTATCATCGCCGGCGGCATCTATCTGCGGGGGTCACTGCCCGGAACACCCGTGACCAACACCCTCGTTCTGGCGATGGGGGCGATCTTCTCAAATATTATCGGGACGACGGGCGCTTCGATGCTGCTGATTCGTCCGCTCATTCACGCGAACGAGCGGCGCCGGCATCAGGTCCATGTCGTCATCTTCTTCATTTTCATCGTCTCGAATATCGGCGGGATGCTGACCCCCCTCGGCGATCCGCCGCTCTTTCTCGGCTTTCTCCGAGGGGTGCCGTTCGAGTGGACGATCCGACTGCTGCCGCACTGGCTCACCATGATCACAACGCTGCTCGTGATCTTCTACGCATGGGATCGATGTCGATTTCGATCCGAGCGCACGACACGCGATGCGGCGACAAGGGCGGGGGTTGAGATAGGGAATAGGCTCCGTATTGAAGGGGGGGTGAACATCATACTCTTGCTGGGTGTGCTCACGGTCGCCTTTGTTATCGGGGGATTCGGCGCCCAGGTCGGTCTTCAGTCCGAGCATGCGCGCAAGGGGGGGCAGATAGTGGGAATGGGTATCCTTGCAGGCCTGTCCATGCTGCTGACACGCCGGGATACGCGCGCCGCCAACGGCTTTACCCTGTCCCCCATTGTGGAGGTGACCGTCATCTTCGCCGGGATCTTCGCGACGATGATCCCGGCGCTGGCGATTCTGGAATCACGCGGAGCCGAACTTGGGCTCACGCAGCCATGGCAGTTCTTTTGGGTAACGGGACTCCTGTCGAGCTTTCTCGATAACGCGCCGACCTATCTGACCTTTGCGTCGATGGCCAGCGGCCTGATGGGGACAGAATCGGCCCATCTTGACCGGCTTCTGCAGGCCGTTACCGATGACATGCGCGGCGAGACGCTCCTGACGGCGATCTCGGTCGGCGCCGTATCGATGGGGGCCAATACCTATATCGGCAACGGCCCGAACTTTATGGTCAAGGCGATCGCGGAGGAGGCCGGGGTGAAGATGCCCTCGTTCTTCGGGTACATCAAATACACCGTCGGCATCCTCCTGCCTCTCTTTCTCCTGGCGACCCTTGTCTTCTTCCGCTGA
- a CDS encoding metallophosphoesterase: MKVNALPLRPAMVLWYTFCMVFEQSQQDNEVFTVAHLSDLHLTSPVDVEIRDLLNKRALGYLSWRLKRRHEYVPEIVAALCDDLSGLAPDHIVITGDLTHLGLPSECRQAGQWLQMLGSPTDVTVVPGNHDAYVRTPWQDTLALWAPYMASDPGLQTDARQGPGGSLFPSVRKRGPVVLIGATSARPSAPFFATGSLGVAQIDRLGDVLEQTHRQGLFRMLLIHHPPLSAMIGWRKRLTDGAALRGLLARYGAEMVLHGHAHRSSVRYLPNGSGAIPVVGAPSASSRRVKAKRRAAYYVYGVRPSSSGWEVCATVRRYSREDRCFVTGDQWMIRVPGATTGSVDASIHPHRHHAQHGQRA, encoded by the coding sequence GTGAAAGTCAACGCGCTTCCGCTGCGCCCTGCGATGGTCTTATGGTATACTTTTTGTATGGTGTTTGAGCAGTCTCAGCAGGACAACGAGGTCTTCACGGTCGCCCACCTCTCCGATCTCCATCTCACGTCACCGGTCGACGTCGAGATTCGCGATCTCCTTAACAAGCGTGCGCTGGGTTATCTGTCCTGGCGACTGAAGCGCCGTCACGAGTACGTACCCGAGATCGTGGCCGCCCTCTGCGACGATCTGAGCGGGCTGGCGCCGGATCATATTGTGATTACGGGCGACCTGACCCATCTCGGCCTCCCCAGTGAATGTCGACAAGCCGGACAATGGCTGCAGATGCTTGGCTCACCGACCGATGTCACCGTAGTCCCGGGCAACCACGACGCCTACGTCAGGACCCCGTGGCAGGATACCCTCGCCCTGTGGGCGCCCTACATGGCCTCCGATCCCGGCCTGCAGACCGATGCGCGACAGGGGCCGGGCGGTTCGCTCTTTCCCAGTGTACGTAAGCGAGGACCGGTCGTACTGATCGGCGCGACCTCCGCACGTCCATCCGCCCCCTTTTTCGCGACAGGAAGTCTGGGGGTCGCCCAGATAGACAGACTCGGCGACGTCCTCGAACAGACCCACCGGCAGGGCCTGTTCAGAATGCTCCTCATCCACCATCCTCCTCTGTCTGCCATGATCGGCTGGCGGAAACGACTCACCGACGGGGCCGCGTTGAGGGGGCTGCTTGCCCGGTACGGCGCGGAGATGGTGTTGCACGGACATGCCCATCGTTCGTCCGTGCGGTACCTGCCCAACGGGTCGGGCGCTATCCCTGTCGTGGGCGCCCCTTCCGCCTCCTCGCGTAGAGTCAAGGCCAAGCGGCGTGCGGCCTATTACGTCTACGGGGTGCGTCCGTCCTCCTCCGGATGGGAGGTCTGTGCAACGGTACGCCGCTACTCCAGAGAAGATCGTTGTTTCGTGACGGGGGATCAGTGGATGATACGGGTGCCGGGCGCAACGACGGGCTCAGTGGACGCGTCGATACACCCACACCGTCATCACGCCCAGCACGGCCAGCGGGCTTAG
- the lptG gene encoding LPS export ABC transporter permease LptG, which translates to MGRKGGGGPHSGRLVGPSSPWGRGGSPVVGTDAESMSTIDRHIWFRVIRGYALVMAVLLSIFSLIAFVNELDSVGRGTYTLGEAFLNVVLTIPSRMIELAPATAVLGSIIGLGELASSHELIAMQALGTSPTRIGVSVTATGILLMAVVVGIQEWVAPSTDQLAYMRRIRAITKPDALHTRQGFWSRDGRQFIRVHKVLPGRILSDVEIYEFDERDRLRLMTWAGQADPEDSDRWVLRDVVQRTMGEEGVVSKQLATLPWAGSLTPAQVDILVLPTDVLSRSTLSQYITFLKKTGQDVARLEIRLWQQLTMPLSTLMMVLVAIPFVLGPLRKATAGKRILHGSLIGATYHLGSHFVAHLGAIWHLNAPLTVLSPLAVLGVMTVWVYRRVH; encoded by the coding sequence ATGGGTAGAAAAGGGGGTGGTGGGCCCCATTCCGGGCGTCTGGTGGGTCCATCTTCTCCTTGGGGTCGTGGTGGCAGTCCTGTTGTGGGGACGGATGCGGAATCCATGAGTACGATCGATCGCCATATCTGGTTCAGGGTCATCAGGGGGTATGCGTTGGTGATGGCCGTCCTCTTATCGATCTTCAGCCTCATAGCGTTCGTCAACGAGCTGGACTCGGTAGGTCGCGGTACCTACACCTTGGGCGAGGCGTTTCTGAATGTCGTCCTGACGATACCGAGCCGGATGATCGAGCTGGCGCCGGCGACCGCCGTGTTGGGGAGCATCATCGGCCTGGGCGAGCTGGCAAGCAGCCACGAACTGATCGCTATGCAGGCGTTGGGCACCTCGCCGACGCGCATCGGTGTATCGGTCACCGCGACCGGCATTCTCCTCATGGCTGTGGTAGTGGGGATCCAGGAATGGGTGGCGCCGTCCACGGATCAACTCGCCTACATGCGCCGTATTCGGGCGATTACGAAGCCGGACGCCCTCCATACCAGGCAGGGTTTCTGGTCGCGCGACGGGCGACAATTCATCCGGGTGCATAAGGTGCTCCCCGGCCGTATCCTTTCCGATGTCGAGATCTATGAATTCGACGAGCGCGACCGGTTACGCCTGATGACGTGGGCGGGGCAGGCCGACCCAGAGGATTCGGACCGGTGGGTACTCAGGGACGTGGTGCAACGAACGATGGGCGAGGAGGGGGTCGTATCGAAACAGTTGGCCACGCTTCCCTGGGCCGGATCGCTCACGCCGGCGCAGGTGGACATACTGGTCCTCCCTACCGATGTACTCTCGCGTTCGACCCTCAGTCAGTATATCACCTTCCTGAAAAAGACCGGTCAGGACGTGGCGCGTCTGGAGATCCGGCTCTGGCAGCAGCTTACAATGCCCCTGTCGACCCTGATGATGGTGCTGGTAGCGATCCCCTTTGTCCTCGGTCCCCTTCGGAAGGCGACAGCCGGCAAGCGGATTCTGCACGGATCGCTGATCGGCGCGACCTATCATCTGGGCAGCCATTTTGTGGCCCATCTCGGGGCCATCTGGCATCTCAATGCCCCGCTGACCGTCCTAAGCCCGCTGGCCGTGCTGGGCGTGATGACGGTGTGGGTGTATCGACGCGTCCACTGA
- the lptF gene encoding LPS export ABC transporter permease LptF: MLILDRYLTREIAKPLIIFCGGLLLLFANFTAVRYMNRVADGLMPFQSVLPLVLVRAAVALEILLPVALHLSVVVTLGRLYTDSEMTALFGSGVSPSRIIRIVFVGSLVIAAIVALLSIYVRPWANDNRYRLEREAAADVDLNDMQPGHFYENSSGTVLFFQQRGQSSGRMQKVFIQSRTDDLIRLVWAEEAHYPERVEPGAARVLVCSEAVSYEISRTRAAVRQATSDQLVLEWEKAQTLSEEYRRKAAPTWQLAGSTSVKDIAEFQWRLSTPVAALLMGLLGFPLSHARARQGKYAKLFVSVVSYATFYNLNMMGKTWVEKGVVGPIPGVWWVHLLLGVVVAVLLWGRMRNP, from the coding sequence ATGTTGATACTCGATCGGTATCTGACCCGCGAGATCGCCAAGCCTCTTATCATTTTCTGTGGCGGGCTGTTATTGCTGTTTGCCAACTTCACCGCCGTCCGGTATATGAATCGGGTCGCCGACGGCCTCATGCCCTTCCAGAGCGTTCTGCCGCTGGTCCTGGTCAGGGCTGCCGTCGCGCTGGAGATCCTGCTGCCGGTCGCATTGCACCTGTCGGTTGTCGTCACGCTGGGACGTCTGTACACCGATTCCGAGATGACCGCGCTCTTTGGCTCCGGTGTCAGTCCGTCGCGGATCATAAGGATCGTGTTTGTGGGATCGCTCGTCATCGCGGCGATCGTGGCCCTGCTGTCCATCTATGTGCGGCCATGGGCCAACGACAACCGCTATCGTCTGGAGCGCGAGGCGGCTGCAGATGTCGATCTGAACGATATGCAACCGGGTCACTTCTACGAAAACTCCTCCGGCACGGTCTTGTTTTTTCAGCAGCGCGGCCAGAGCAGCGGTCGCATGCAGAAGGTCTTCATCCAATCCCGCACGGACGATCTGATTCGGCTCGTCTGGGCTGAAGAGGCCCATTACCCTGAACGGGTGGAGCCGGGCGCCGCTCGCGTATTGGTCTGTTCTGAGGCGGTGAGCTACGAGATCTCTCGGACTCGGGCTGCGGTCAGGCAGGCCACCTCCGATCAGTTAGTCCTCGAGTGGGAGAAGGCGCAGACCCTCTCGGAGGAGTACCGGAGAAAGGCCGCCCCGACCTGGCAGTTGGCCGGTTCAACTTCGGTTAAGGACATTGCGGAGTTTCAGTGGCGGCTTTCGACCCCGGTGGCCGCGCTGCTGATGGGATTGTTGGGCTTCCCCCTCAGCCATGCCAGGGCCCGTCAGGGTAAGTATGCTAAGTTGTTCGTATCGGTTGTGAGCTACGCTACCTTTTATAACTTGAATATGATGGGAAAGACATGGGTAGAAAAGGGGGTGGTGGGCCCCATTCCGGGCGTCTGGTGGGTCCATCTTCTCCTTGGGGTCGTGGTGGCAGTCCTGTTGTGGGGACGGATGCGGAATCCATGA
- a CDS encoding nucleotidyltransferase: MLSAGQGRRLLPLTVEVPKCLLQIGGHSLIERQIAHLMKCGIDQVTVVVGFGADKVEQVISGHFRSDQVTTLYNPFFAVSDNLASCWLARHLMTEDFVLLNGDTLFEPAIFQSLLETPPMPVTLVVDRKPAYDADDMKVMVEGRKLLRVGKTLRPEQSHGESIGMTLFRGDGPGLFADAINRALRHPDALRRWYLSVIDEMAQAGLVWTCPIEGLKWAEIDCLADLENAQRHVGL, from the coding sequence ATATTGAGCGCTGGGCAGGGACGACGCCTGCTCCCGCTGACAGTAGAGGTTCCGAAATGCCTGCTCCAGATCGGGGGCCACTCTCTGATTGAGCGGCAGATCGCCCACCTGATGAAGTGCGGCATCGATCAGGTGACGGTGGTGGTCGGTTTCGGCGCCGACAAGGTAGAGCAGGTCATATCCGGCCATTTCAGATCGGATCAGGTGACGACCCTGTACAATCCCTTTTTTGCCGTCAGCGACAATCTGGCCAGTTGCTGGCTGGCTCGTCACCTGATGACGGAGGACTTTGTCCTCCTGAACGGGGACACGCTGTTCGAACCGGCCATTTTTCAATCGCTCCTGGAGACCCCGCCCATGCCGGTCACGCTTGTTGTCGACCGCAAACCGGCGTACGATGCCGACGATATGAAGGTCATGGTGGAAGGACGCAAATTGCTCAGGGTCGGAAAGACCCTGAGGCCGGAACAGTCACATGGAGAATCGATCGGCATGACACTGTTTCGCGGAGATGGACCGGGTCTCTTCGCCGATGCGATTAATCGCGCGCTCCGACACCCTGATGCTTTGAGGCGCTGGTATCTCTCGGTCATCGATGAAATGGCGCAAGCGGGCCTGGTCTGGACCTGTCCCATCGAGGGTCTCAAGTGGGCTGAGATAGACTGTCTTGCCGACCTGGAAAATGCGCAAAGACATGTTGGCTTGTAA
- a CDS encoding MobA-like NTP transferase domain containing protein — translation MSIGQPFTAIVLAGDRAPDDPVARMAEVSCKALVPVNGIPMVLRVLGALADAQAIDRRILCGPEWRTVEANDELRRLVGSGAIGWHEAHATPSVSAYTVIRSLPEDAPILLVTADHALLHAQVIDYFCAAARASRADVVVGLAAYDLVAHAYPTMRRTVLRFRDGGVCGCNLYAFSTARGRALIQFWSHVEGLRKRPVRLISMLGWVTVVRFLCGRLSLRQALARLSQRLNLSIDVIMLPFPEAALDVDTVSDWELAQAIAGAKKS, via the coding sequence GTGAGTATCGGGCAGCCGTTCACGGCGATTGTGCTTGCCGGCGATCGTGCGCCCGACGACCCGGTCGCACGTATGGCGGAGGTCTCGTGCAAGGCGCTGGTTCCCGTCAACGGGATTCCCATGGTTCTTCGCGTGCTGGGTGCGCTGGCCGACGCGCAGGCGATCGACCGGCGCATTCTGTGCGGACCTGAGTGGCGCACCGTAGAGGCGAATGATGAGCTTCGCCGCCTGGTCGGGTCCGGTGCGATCGGATGGCACGAGGCCCACGCGACGCCCAGCGTCAGCGCGTACACCGTGATACGGTCGTTGCCCGAGGATGCTCCGATTCTGCTGGTGACGGCGGACCACGCCCTGCTTCATGCCCAGGTCATCGATTATTTTTGCGCGGCAGCGCGGGCGAGTCGGGCGGATGTTGTCGTCGGGCTGGCCGCCTACGATCTGGTGGCACACGCCTATCCGACCATGCGGCGCACCGTGCTCAGATTCCGAGACGGCGGGGTCTGCGGATGCAACCTGTACGCATTTTCAACCGCGCGAGGACGCGCGCTGATACAGTTCTGGAGTCACGTGGAGGGGCTGCGCAAGAGGCCGGTCCGACTCATCTCGATGCTGGGCTGGGTGACAGTCGTGCGGTTTCTCTGCGGCCGGTTGTCGCTTCGTCAGGCGCTCGCTCGACTCTCGCAGCGCCTGAACCTCTCGATCGACGTCATTATGCTCCCATTCCCTGAGGCGGCGCTGGACGTCGATACGGTCAGCGATTGGGAGCTGGCACAGGCAATCGCCGGGGCAAAAAAATCATAA
- a CDS encoding N-acetyltransferase has product MGDIVSGRNSTTLPGDIPPAVHTTSEAVRIVPVHGSRDLRRFIQLPSSFYADDPVWVPPLLMERREHFSRRNPYFAHARCCFWLAFRGARSVGRISAQIDELYEERYRDATGFFGLLEAEDEAETFHALLGTAETWLRDQGMSRVRGPFNLSINQECGLLVEGYDTPPMIMMGHARPYYADRIIAEGYHGSKDLLAYRIATDFVPPALMRAAVRKAADCVRIRPLRRSSMNEELRILKEIFEDAWSDNWGFIPFTKEEFRHLGHSLRLLVEDECVQIADVDGVPAGMIVALPNLNEAIRDLDGRLVPFGWLKLLWRLKVQRPTTARVALMGVRKCFQRSALGTALAFMLVDAVRGYGIRRGIREVELSWILEDNMPMRNMLAVIGGAPYKRYRIYEKALR; this is encoded by the coding sequence ATGGGTGACATAGTGTCCGGTCGGAACTCCACCACGCTGCCCGGGGACATACCGCCTGCTGTGCATACAACGTCCGAAGCCGTACGCATTGTACCGGTACACGGATCGCGCGACCTGCGCCGGTTCATTCAGCTCCCGTCGTCGTTCTATGCCGACGATCCGGTCTGGGTCCCTCCCTTACTGATGGAGCGACGGGAGCACTTTTCCAGGCGTAATCCATATTTCGCGCACGCACGCTGCTGTTTCTGGCTCGCCTTCCGGGGGGCCAGGTCGGTCGGGCGAATCAGCGCCCAGATTGACGAATTATATGAGGAGCGGTATCGGGATGCCACCGGATTTTTCGGGTTATTGGAAGCCGAGGATGAGGCGGAGACCTTTCACGCATTGTTGGGCACGGCGGAAACCTGGTTGCGTGACCAGGGGATGTCGCGTGTCCGGGGTCCGTTCAATCTCTCGATCAATCAGGAGTGCGGCCTGCTTGTGGAGGGGTACGATACGCCTCCAATGATCATGATGGGCCATGCCCGCCCCTACTATGCCGACCGAATTATTGCAGAGGGATACCATGGCTCGAAGGATCTGTTGGCCTATCGTATCGCCACCGATTTCGTTCCACCTGCGCTCATGAGGGCCGCCGTCAGGAAGGCCGCCGACTGTGTTCGGATCCGTCCGTTACGCAGATCGTCGATGAACGAGGAGTTGCGGATTCTCAAAGAGATCTTCGAGGATGCCTGGTCGGACAATTGGGGTTTCATTCCCTTCACAAAAGAGGAGTTTCGACATCTGGGGCACAGCTTGCGCCTGTTGGTTGAGGACGAGTGTGTGCAGATCGCGGATGTCGATGGGGTCCCGGCCGGGATGATCGTTGCGCTACCGAATCTGAATGAGGCGATCCGCGATCTGGACGGACGGTTGGTGCCGTTCGGCTGGCTGAAACTCTTGTGGCGACTGAAGGTGCAGCGTCCGACAACAGCCCGTGTCGCGCTGATGGGTGTGCGCAAATGTTTTCAAAGAAGCGCGCTGGGGACCGCGCTGGCCTTCATGCTCGTTGATGCCGTACGCGGCTACGGCATCAGGCGCGGCATCCGAGAGGTCGAACTCTCCTGGATCCTGGAGGACAATATGCCGATGCGAAATATGCTCGCCGTGATCGGGGGCGCACCCTATAAGCGCTACCGGATCTATGAAAAGGCATTGCGGTGA
- a CDS encoding fatty acyl-AMP ligase: MTTGPTPTENTLPLRITGFSTLAEALDYAAGGETGFNFYGDRGELYAVLPYADLREQARSLARRLMSLHLERGARVAIVADTGPDFPRFFFACQYAGLVPVPLSASLLISGRKRYVTQLRALLANCRPSVAMAPPEFFPFLSEAADGLALTHVGTPETFDCLPEAPDELEPLRPSEMAYLQYTSGSTRFPRGVMITQTAVLANLEGILRQGLQIRPGDRAVSWLPFYHDMGLVGFVLAPMVCQVSVDYLKTQSFAMRPRLWLSLMTQTKATISFSPSFGYEMCVRRLRRDEGGRFDLSAWRAAGVGAETIRPGVLREFAEALAPSGFRPSAFVACYGMAEASLAVTFAPIEKGITVDQVDQTLLARFGVASPLNECEAASGADKTNSSRFVNCGIPLSGVEVEVRDEQGQVLPDRHAGVIFIRGANVTSGYFGDPEKTRKVLSSDGWLDTGDLGYLVDGSLVIIGRKKDVIIVHGRNIWPQDLEHLAEELPEVRPGDACAFSVEAPDRTELAVMVLHCRETDTAKQADIIRRLQGLIREYFALDCFVELVPPRTLPRTSSGKLSRSKTREEFLGRNDLAGLFHGRNGLSLLRPTQPDQQADSCAASSR; the protein is encoded by the coding sequence ATGACAACAGGACCGACGCCGACTGAGAATACCCTGCCGCTTCGGATTACAGGTTTCTCGACGCTGGCCGAGGCGCTGGATTACGCAGCCGGAGGAGAGACCGGATTTAACTTTTACGGAGACCGCGGGGAATTGTATGCGGTACTGCCGTATGCAGACCTTCGAGAGCAGGCGCGGTCGTTGGCGCGGCGCCTCATGAGCCTGCATCTCGAGCGCGGCGCTCGGGTTGCCATCGTGGCGGATACCGGTCCGGATTTTCCGCGTTTCTTTTTTGCATGTCAGTACGCCGGTCTGGTGCCTGTGCCGTTGTCGGCATCGCTGTTGATCAGCGGTCGTAAACGATATGTCACCCAACTCCGCGCACTGCTGGCCAATTGCCGTCCGTCCGTCGCCATGGCGCCGCCGGAATTCTTTCCTTTCCTGAGCGAGGCCGCCGACGGGCTGGCGTTGACGCACGTCGGTACACCGGAAACCTTTGATTGCCTGCCGGAAGCACCGGACGAGTTGGAGCCTTTGCGTCCTTCCGAGATGGCCTATCTTCAATACACCTCCGGCAGTACACGGTTTCCTCGCGGGGTGATGATTACCCAAACGGCGGTGCTTGCGAATCTGGAAGGGATTCTGCGGCAGGGCCTGCAGATCCGCCCCGGCGACCGTGCCGTGTCCTGGCTCCCTTTTTATCACGATATGGGGCTGGTGGGTTTCGTATTGGCGCCGATGGTCTGCCAGGTCTCCGTCGATTATTTGAAAACGCAGTCGTTTGCGATGCGACCACGATTATGGCTGTCATTGATGACACAGACGAAGGCCACCATCTCATTCAGTCCGTCCTTCGGGTACGAGATGTGCGTGAGGCGGCTGCGGCGGGATGAGGGCGGCAGGTTCGACCTGAGCGCGTGGCGGGCCGCCGGAGTAGGCGCTGAAACTATTCGGCCAGGTGTCCTGCGGGAATTTGCGGAGGCGCTGGCGCCGAGCGGCTTCAGACCGAGCGCATTTGTGGCCTGTTACGGCATGGCAGAGGCCTCCCTCGCCGTCACTTTTGCGCCGATCGAGAAGGGCATCACCGTCGATCAGGTAGATCAGACCCTATTAGCCAGATTCGGCGTCGCATCTCCCCTGAATGAGTGTGAGGCAGCGTCCGGCGCCGACAAGACGAACAGCAGTCGATTTGTCAATTGCGGCATCCCACTCTCCGGCGTCGAGGTCGAGGTGCGGGACGAACAGGGCCAGGTCCTGCCGGATCGTCACGCCGGCGTCATTTTCATTCGGGGCGCCAACGTCACGTCCGGTTACTTCGGCGATCCCGAAAAGACCCGAAAGGTCTTATCCTCGGACGGGTGGCTCGACACAGGCGATCTGGGGTATCTCGTGGACGGAAGCCTGGTCATTATCGGTCGCAAGAAGGATGTCATCATCGTCCACGGTCGAAACATCTGGCCCCAGGATCTGGAGCACCTCGCCGAGGAGTTGCCGGAGGTCAGACCGGGAGACGCGTGCGCATTCTCCGTAGAGGCGCCCGATCGGACTGAGTTGGCCGTGATGGTCCTTCACTGTCGCGAGACGGATACCGCAAAACAGGCCGACATCATCCGCCGACTACAAGGATTGATCCGCGAATATTTCGCGCTCGACTGTTTCGTCGAATTGGTTCCGCCCCGCACCCTCCCTCGTACATCCTCCGGCAAGCTATCCCGCTCAAAGACCCGGGAAGAGTTCTTGGGTCGGAACGACCTGGCCGGTCTCTTTCACGGTCGAAACGGATTGAGTCTCCTCCGACCGACGCAGCCTGACCAGCAAGCGGACTCATGCGCGGCGTCGTCGCGCTGA
- a CDS encoding acyl carrier protein has protein sequence MAHYDTILPQLYEILKPFAQDGQTLSDETDLVADLDLDSMKVMEVLLEVEERFDISIPLNVIPDVRTIRDFARQIEQLTEHHP, from the coding sequence ATGGCCCACTACGACACGATACTGCCACAACTCTATGAGATCTTGAAACCGTTTGCGCAGGATGGGCAGACCCTTTCCGATGAGACAGACCTCGTCGCCGATCTGGATCTGGATTCGATGAAGGTCATGGAGGTTCTGCTCGAGGTGGAGGAACGATTCGACATCTCTATCCCGTTAAATGTCATCCCGGATGTGCGGACTATCCGGGATTTTGCCCGACAGATTGAACAACTGACGGAGCATCATCCGTGA
- a CDS encoding 8-amino-7-oxononanoate synthase produces the protein MTPLLDKFRQLADAREALTQLSQDPFRVTIERILSPTEAVVNGRPTILVGTNNYLGLTFDPECIAAAVQAVQEQGTGTTGSRMANGSFNGHLALEQELAEFFERRWCNVFSTGYLANLGVIAALTGPGDVILIDADCHASIYDGCRMSGAEVIRFRHNDVADLDKRLMRLKERSTNTLIIVEGLYSMLGDRATLVEIAAAKREYGAYLLVDEAHSLGVLGRRGRGLSEEAGVEESVDFIVGTFSKSLGATGGFCVSNHPEVDLIRYVSRPYIFTASPCPSVVASTRAALHKLRTEPRLRVRLWANARRLYDELKGLGLRLGPEPSPIIAARFGQKEETIAFWNGLLDQGVYVNMILPPAAPDGGSLLRCSVSAAHTPDQIDHICRAFASVKTGLTP, from the coding sequence GTGACCCCCCTTCTGGACAAGTTCCGACAACTCGCCGACGCCCGTGAGGCGTTGACACAACTCAGCCAGGACCCCTTTCGGGTGACGATCGAACGGATTCTGTCGCCGACCGAAGCCGTCGTCAACGGCCGCCCCACGATCTTGGTAGGAACGAATAACTACCTCGGCTTGACCTTCGATCCCGAGTGCATAGCAGCGGCGGTCCAGGCAGTCCAGGAGCAGGGGACAGGTACGACCGGATCCAGAATGGCGAACGGCAGCTTCAACGGGCATCTCGCGTTAGAGCAGGAGTTGGCGGAATTTTTCGAACGTCGGTGGTGCAACGTCTTTTCAACCGGCTATCTGGCGAACTTGGGCGTCATTGCGGCGCTCACCGGCCCTGGTGATGTGATCCTGATCGACGCCGACTGCCATGCAAGCATCTATGACGGATGCCGGATGAGCGGAGCAGAGGTCATTCGATTCCGTCACAACGATGTGGCCGATCTTGATAAGCGCCTCATGCGTTTAAAGGAACGCAGCACCAACACGCTGATCATTGTAGAGGGTTTGTACAGTATGCTCGGCGACCGAGCGACGCTCGTGGAGATTGCAGCCGCCAAACGGGAGTACGGCGCCTACCTGCTGGTCGACGAGGCTCATTCGCTCGGAGTATTAGGAAGGCGCGGCCGAGGGTTGTCTGAGGAGGCCGGTGTCGAAGAAAGCGTCGATTTTATCGTCGGAACATTTAGTAAAAGCCTGGGTGCGACCGGCGGATTCTGCGTCTCGAATCACCCAGAGGTCGATCTGATCCGGTATGTCAGCCGCCCGTATATCTTCACCGCATCACCTTGCCCCTCGGTTGTCGCCTCCACACGAGCCGCACTGCATAAGCTTCGAACCGAGCCGAGGCTCCGCGTACGGCTCTGGGCCAATGCGCGGCGGTTATACGATGAGTTAAAGGGATTAGGGCTCAGGCTGGGTCCCGAACCCAGTCCGATCATTGCAGCCAGGTTCGGTCAGAAGGAAGAGACGATCGCCTTTTGGAACGGGCTCCTCGATCAGGGCGTCTATGTCAACATGATCTTGCCGCCGGCAGCCCCGGACGGCGGGAGCCTGCTGCGATGCAGCGTCAGCGCGGCACATACGCCGGACCAGATCGATCACATCTGCCGGGCCTTTGCGTCCGTAAAGACCGGGCTGACCCCGTAG